The DNA window GGTCAGCTGCCTCTCCTTACAATTTCATATACTTTTTCATTGGCATTCTCTTGTTTACAAAGCAATTCTTTGCCTACTTCCAAAATACTTGATGTGTGTACATTAagcaaaaaattgaaaatgctaTGCTCTCcgttcacaaaacatgtttttattgtctgtactCAAGGTACATACAGAGTTTGGCAAGCGAGCATTTCTGAATGCAGCTCCTTATATGTGGGATCTTCTGCAAAAAGACTTAGAGTTGCTCTCATTGATTCCTCTCGGctgtttcaaagcactgttgcaggatttttgtacaCAGTCTTCTATATGCCAACATCACAGTGTGTCTTAGCTGGTCTTTGTAATCATGTGTAGTTGCTGTTATTTGCGTTTTTATGGTTCTCTTCTAGTATATATAAACATACTCCTGTCTTTTCTCTGtagtaatcttattttgtgttttatattgcttgttttagagctttacattgttctatgttgtctgtctgtaacttatgttgctgcctgtcatggtcaggacactcttgaaaaagagatttttaatctctaGAGGTTTTATCtggttaattaaaaaataatacatcagTTCCTGTTTTCTGTCAACTTACAGTTTCAGCTCCACCACTGTCAGTCTTCATGGCATGAAATTAACCATTTGTGCTACTTTGAGAACACAGTCTGATTCAACCAAACGGGGAATTTTGCAATAACAAGATTTACTCTGGAAAATACCCACATAATTTGATTAACTCAGTCTGAGGGTCATGGAGCCATGTTAGCTGCAGCTGAACTCTCTCATGCATTTATGCACAGAATGAGGGCTGTGGATTTCATCCCCCATCTCTCACGCTGTTGTCTGCAAAGTCAGAGCTCTGTTTACAACCAGTTTGACGAGGAAGACTAACTACAGCAAGAAACTTCCAATGTACATAAGGGCATGTGAGTGTTGCATTGAGAGTTTTTAGTTAATCTGACTGAACCTGTCCTTGTCAAATGCTGACCAGCAGCATGTGTCGGTGACTTACAGGTGTGACATATCCAAGCACTGGACCTTGAAATGTTCTCTTGATGTGAGCACAGtatctcttctcctccttcactATGTCTTTCCAGGGCGGGTCTGACACAACGAGGCCTCTCTCCAATGCAGACAGCTCAGCTGGAGATGTCTAAACAGTAAGATCAGGTGAAAAACACAGTGTCAGTGACAGATATCCATCATCATGACTGGACATATGACAGGTGAGACAGAGGGCTTGCATGACCTGTCAGCACACACAGCTCAGATCCATTTCAAGGTAAAGCCCTGGAGTTAAACTCACCTCAGCCTCAGCTTTATGCGACTTCTTTGCATCAGTTTTGGAGAGAGTGGCACTAAccaagcagcagcaggagatggCGTGCAGCAGCAGTAATGTCGTTCTCATTTCCAAAAAACGCAGTGAGCAGGAGTGGTGAAGCagttaaatataaaatgtgttagCTCAAAGTCTGCAGGTTTGCAATCCAAGTGCTTCCTTCCTGACTGAGATCTGGCAGATTAAAAACAGCATATCCTCCTGCGGTTTAAAGTCACACACATCAACGTGCCAAAATGGCCCCGTCTATACTGCTTAAATATAGAATTTATAACAAACAACCTGGTTTTGACTGTCGGTCGGTGAGTCCCAGTTTGATTGACAACTTAGCTCAACGTGTTTCTGAAGCGTCAACGAAGCTGGGTGACTTCCGCGTACTgggcttttcaaaataaaatgtgtgagtGACGCGAGACGAGAAGTCATCCGCGCAGATAGGTGGCGGtatagctagcatgctaacaagctagcaCAGTAAAAGAAGACAGCATGAGCCAAACAAACACATTGGTGTCATGCCATAGAGGATAATACCAAACTATTTCCAAGTTATCCCGTGACATTTAACATTAGCTTCTCTGTCCTCTACTTTTCCGGTGTCTGTTCAGATAACGGATATTAACGGGTGAGTGTCATTCttgctaactgtagctaaccTTAAGGTGTTTGAGTGCAGTgtggttagcatgctaacatgctaacatgtcaGGGTTTCTAGAAATAAGACAACTGTCTTCATGAAACTTTAACATATAGCTCATTTAGAATACTAAGCTTTTCCTAACCAGTGTCTCCCCGTGTATTAACGTTACCTTTAATGTTAACTGCAATCAAATACAATGATAATGTATAACAGGCAAAACCTGGGGCTAGTGGTgcagtggtagttgatgaggtagGTTTACCACTAGATAGGTGTGtatcagggtgtctacaggtccttaaaaggTCTTGAAATATCTTAAATTCAATGTTCAAGGCCTTagaagtcattaaatagtcttaaatttgaatttgtgtggCCTGAAGTTATACAAACatccatttttaatttatttatgtgtaaATGAGTGAAGCCTTTTTATGTGAAAGGCCAAGTTTCTAATGTAACTAATCTTACAAAAAATctataatactgtcattttacgTCATATTTGCTTGTTTCCTTGTTGGCAAAATATAGATTGACTTAACTCACTCAAATAACCACATTCCTACCTAACACCTACCTCCAGACAAGACTAAATATAGCCTACCAGACTCGCCTGCAATGCTTACATGTGAtgcttaaataagtaaaacatggTTTGTCCAAAACTCTGACCTAATTCTGGTTAAAAGGTGCCTGAATGGgtcttaaaaaacattaaataaattaattacctgcagacaccctggtgTAGGTTACTGAGGttgaagtgggtatactctccttTATATGTCAGTTACTTTTTGGCTGGGCATACAGTGGACATGCACAAGTTTGGTCACCCCTAGTCAGTAATGGAGGAGATGCTAAActgattttcaaaatacattaagttaaagatgaatcatgcatttcaacattttaagcaagtaTTGTGCTGTGCTGTAATAATTTTTGTTTAGTATGGTTTTAGattgaaaaaaggaaaggagcactATGCAAAAGTTTTGGTACCCCAAGACATATGAAACACAGTTTTTTAAATACTCtgacaatcagcagccatgggctcatctaaacagctgcctaacACTCTGAAAAGTAAGATAACTGATGCCTACAAAGCAGGAAGATAGTAAAacgttttcaggtagctgttttcTCAGTTCATGATGTTGTTGTGAAGTGGtggttaacaggaactgtggagggcaagttgaggtctggatgACTAAAAACTTTCTGCTTAAAGGCTTgcaagaaaggcaaatcaaaaccacTGTTTGACCACAGAAGACCTGCATGAAGATTTCACAGATTCTGTAGTGGTGGTGCaatgttctactgtgcagtgacacctgtacaaatatgacgttcatggaagagtcatcagaaaaaaaaaactttcctgtgtttccaccacaaaattcagcttcagaggtttgcaaaggaacatctaaatAAGCCTAGTGCTTTTTAGAAACAAGTCCTGGgaactgatgaagttaaaatagaatTACATGATTTATCTGTGAAATGTGGCCTGCCGTATATAGTATTAAAACTTGACAGCAGTTAGTAAGTAGGAGCTCTTCTAGTTTGTCATCTTAAGTGAAGTAATACTGACATGTAAAGGATTTGTGCTGATTATCTTTTGGATCTTTTCAGAGAGTGATGACAGTTGAACAGTTTGTGTCAAAGACTCTCGAGcttctgcaggaggagagggaggctgAAATAGAGGAGACCAGGTATGTaaaataatattcatactgtGATACTTAACCAAATAAAGGGATAAGTCAGTGATTTTGCATTGCACTTCCATGAAATTAGGAAATGTGAAAGAGGCAGATTAAAAAAGAGTAGTCAAAAATGAAGCAGCAGAGTCACCATGAGTTTTAGCACATTTCATAAACAGGGGGTCCTCCGTTTCCCTCTCAATTGCCAAAGCTACTGTATAGCCACAGAAGATATTATACAACTGTTTTATAGACAAGGCAGGTAAACTGACCTTTATGTGTAAAATTGGTAAATTTCCCCTTTTCTATAGAGAGATTACAGTATTATCTACAAGTGAGGCAAGACTTTGGCCTTTACCTACAAAGTTTTTCTCACCAAACAAACACCCAAAATCTTATTATTGATATCTGTTGCTATGAAATGACTTGTCTTTCATAGCAACAGATGTCAATAATAAGAttttgggtttttgtttttgagaaaaGTCAAGTCATTTCATATCTGTTGCTATGAAATGACTTGTCTTGTTTGTGCCCTCAGGATATGGCAGGAGAACATCTCCCTCAAGGatcttcaaaataaaggagTTTGCCTGCTGAAACTGCAGATAGGAAGTCAGTCCACAGGCCTGTACGGGCGCACAGTCATCATCCTCGAGCCAAGAAAGCATCTTGGTTTCTCATCACTGCCAAGCAACAATTTTGGACCTGGTGAGATGGATGAATAAAACATCTGATCTGTGGGTTTCTTTGTGACTTAAGTTTCATATTTTGCTTGATGTGACGTTTATGTCTTTGGTTACAGGGGACATAGTTGGCTTGTATGACACTGGCGGATGCACTGCTGCCTCACAGATCGGCACAGGAATAGTGACGAGGGTCAGCCAAACTTCTATAAGTGTGGCGTTTGACGACTCAAAGGATGGCCTCAACTTTGACACAGATGCCCTTTACAACCTCTTAAAGTTGGCAAATGACGTCACCTACAAACGAATGAAAAAGTGAGTGACATCCGTAACGTAAGACGGATACAAGTGAGTTATGAGACCTTGAAACAACTTGTTTACGCTGTGTGTTTCATGCTTGCAGTGCCTTGAATGCATTAAATGGATACAGCAATGGACCAGCTGCCAATCTGATAAACGTTCTCTTTGGAGACACAAAACCTTCGACTCAGTCACAGCCGAGTAAGTCGCACTTAACAAAGCAAATATTATCAAATTATAGTTGCTTGTAGCTTTTAAGCAATTATACAGCATAATCTTACACTGATTTCCAAACCTTGCATATCATCATGAGTCATACAGTACATGGACTAATTCTGGCTATTCTATTATGTTTCATCAGATGAAGTTAAATTCTTTAACTCGAACCTGGATGATTCCCAGAGAGATGCTGTGTCATTTACTCTGTCTCAGAGAGAACTGGCTGTGATTCATGGACCACCAGGAACGGGGAAGACCACCACAGTGGTGGAGATCATCCTGCAAGCAGTTAAACAAGGCCAGAAGGTGCAAAACTTATTTTCTTAACttatttttatgaaattctttttttttttttttttttttaaacagaagtttattCTACACATCCTGGACACCAGGACAGAAGCAGTTTAATTTTCCCTGATATTCACATTTTTgaacacattttacattttggaaGAGATAAAGCGTTCACACAAGAGCAAAGAAAAATGTGTCAGGGGAGACATGATAGACCACCAGTCAGTGTGGtctgctaaaatacaacaatataACAGGGTCATTTATCCACCTCCGCAATATCTGGCCATAAGGGTCTTACATATTTCACCCACTCAGTCCAGAATTCaatgaacacatttttctgaaGATAAAGAGAAAAGATAATCTTTTCCATAACTTGAATATAATTTATAATAACTGTCCACCCACTGTTGTGGGGGGTTCAGGAAGTAACCTGCACCTTGTGAGGGCTTTTTGCAAGTGGATATTGaaataacaaacattttttcatcagGACGCTTTGCCTGAAAATCAGCACATCCTAAAAACAATGAGGAAAATTACAAGGGCAGATTAATGTTAAGTACGCTTTTTGGTGGTTTATGAAATTCTGCTCTGAAAGGCCTAATCACTGGACATTCCCAGAATACATGCCAGTGATTGGCTTCCTGAAACCCATGCAGGAAGTTGATTTTATTAgtgaatattatttatttactctgGTTTGGATGACTGTAACTCTCTCTACATGTCTGAGTCAACAACGTTAACACAAATTACAGCTTGTCCCTAATGCAGCAGCCAGACTTATAGCCTCTCTTCATTGGCTCCCAGTAAATTtcagaattaaataaaatatattattgaTCATTTTTAAGGCCCACTCTGGTCTCGCACCTATGTACATCTCAGACCTTCTAACTCCATATGTGCCTGGTTGTAGCCTGAGGTCCTCAGCTGAGGCTCTGCTCACCATTCCACAATCTAGGCTGAAGACCAGGGGTGACCACGACTTTTCTGTTGGAGCCCCCACTATCTGGAACAACCTCCCTGAGGAGATCTGACTCACAAACTCATCATCCTCTTTTAAATCCCTCTTAATCACACTTTTTTATAGATGTGCTTTCACAGGGTGTGTGGCCTGAACTCACTGTTATCTATAAGTCACCTTTTAAAACctatttatatacagtcattctcttaacttttattttattgattattttattttgttctgttttattttactctcTCATATGTAGCTCATGTTGCCTCATGTTGTATAACTTTTAAACCATttatatgttttcattttttatcaaAGTctatcatattttattttagtaaagCACTTTGTCACTTTGCTTTAAAAAGCACTTTATACATAAGGTTTAGGTAGGTATTTCAGTTACACTTACTGCATCTGTCATTGTCATTCGTTGCTCTAGTTGTGGTTTTCATGTTtggattttgtgtttgtgcaggtcCTGTGCTGTGCACCCTCTAATGTGGCCGTTGACAATTTAGTGGAGAGGTTAGCTCAGTGCAAGGCAAAGGTCCTGAGGCTGGGTCACCCCGCCAGACTGCTGGAGTCCATACAGAAACATTCACTGGATGCCATCCTCGCGCAGAGTGACAATGCAAACATCATCGCTGACATCCGTAAAGACATGGATAAAGCATTTGTAAGTATTTGAAGTGTGTGGTGCTAAAAGCATTTGTGCCACCTTGAAtgatttgtaatatttaatttttgttttgttaagatGGGAATGAAGAAGATGCGAGAAAAAGGAGACCGGGTGAACTACAAAAGGGAAATAGGGGAGCTAAGAAAAGAGCTGAAAACAAGAGAAGCAACAGCCATCGCCCAGATCCTGAAAAGTGCTGACGTTGTATTATCAACCAACACAGGTCAGTAACGGCCGCGAGCAAAGAAAATGCAATTCAGTTGCTGCAGTGATGATGAAAGGCAATCAGAGAGCActtgtttgtgtctgcaggtgCTTGTCATGACGGCCCTCTGAAGTTTCTGCCAGCAGAGCATTTTGATTGGGTGGTGATAGACGAGTGCGCTCAGGCTCTGGAGAGCAGCTGCTGGATCGCCCTGCTCAGAGCGCGCAAGTGCATTCTGGCTGGAGACTACAAGCAGTTGCCACCTACCATCAAATCACAAACGTAAAACAACAGGTTTTCCTGTCTTTATGAATTCATAGATAAATAACATTCACGATTTTATGTTTGTCCTGTGACAACAATTGAAACATTTTCCATAAAGCCCCTGAAAACAAATCTAAAATCTCCAAAATGGCATCTCATGTTGTTATTGAAGAGCTTTACATACAGAAACTCAGCTAATCTGCCTCATCAGGgctgtgtgggtgtggtttgATTAGATTTTATTGACAGTGCTGGCAACATGCAAAATCTAAAAACATCTCTCATCACCTTCTGATTCGAATTCTAAATTCTGATTGGTGCACAGAAACATGTTAAAGGAGAGCAATCATCACACATCACGTAGCAAAAAGGCTGTCAGAAAACTGTAAATGAAGAATAAGTAGTGTCTGCACACATGCCACTAAAGTTTAACAAAGACAAATAAAGATATTTACTCGTgttaaaaaagataataaagTTGTCTTTATTAAACTTTTGTGGCATTGAGTAAATGTGCAAGCACTGCTTTTACTTCATttacacagaaatatgtgacatCACTCTTTTCCAATTGAGCTCTGCCCACGTCAAACCAGCGAGAAGAGCacagacaacaacacaaatacagaaattgctcaaatgaaatttaaaactCTGGCAGAAAATGTCTTCTTTTCAGGACCACAGTGATCACAGTTAGAAGCTTACAGtctctctctgtgctgcagGGCTGCATCAAAAGGCTTGTCTCTCAGTCTCATGGAGAGACTCATCCAGATGTACGGGGACTCAGTGGTGCGAATGCTGACAGTTCAGTACCGCATGAACAGTGCCATCATGGATTGGGCCTCCAAAGAGATGTACCAGGGAAAACTAACAGCTCACGGCTCTGTAGAGAGACACTTGTTAAAGTGAGTGTGAGCTTGATAATGAAATGTGTCTCACTTGTGTATTTCAACGAGTAGCAACTCAATCAAGtgtttaaaatgttgtctttgATGCAAAAGAGATCTACCAGGAGTCGCCTGTGTCGAAGAGACCAGCACACCGCTTCTTCTTATCGACACTGCGGGATGCGGCCTGAGTGAGATGGAGGTCACAGATGAGCAGTCCAAAGGCAATCAAGGTTAGTCATTCTTATTGTAAAAGTATATATATGTAATGTTATCACAGTTGGTGTGTTGTGGGGTCTAACAGTGTGTTTCTCCTCAGGTGAGGTAGACATTGTTGAACTGCACATAAAGGCCTTGACTGAAGCTGGGGTGAAAGCTAAAGACATCGCCGTTATTGCTCCGTACAATCTACAGGTAAGTCACTGGCTCAGTCTGAAACTCCATACTAACATGCTATTTAGTACACTAAAAGAAtatgtgaattttttttgtatgtctcaAACCAGTATGCACCGGTATGAAACCAATAGTACATTTATTGCATTCAATTTCTAGTAAAATACTTCAGTATGCAGATACAACCGCTATGACTGTACCGTGTCATAGCAATAatgcaaactttattttccaTATTTCTTCAATCAAAGATTTACACTTTTGGGGTGTCCACTAGCTCACTTGGTAGGGCAGGCACCCCATGtgcaaaggctgtgtccttgtcGCAGTGGCCGAGGGCTCGACTCTTacccacagccctttgctgcacgtcGTTCCCCCTCTCTATCTCCTCCATTCATGCTatagctgtcctatcaaataaaggaaaaagccccaaaaaatgtcaaaaaaaaaataaaaaaaagatttacacTTTCTTTAGTAATAAAGATAAAATCCCCAATATAGTACATGTAATATTAAGATACAAATTACATGAAAAGATCTAACAGTTGCATCTCAGTAACTCATTGATGGggttttgatgtttttatctcTTTAAAGGTCGATCTTCTGCGTCAGAAACTTTCTGCGGGGCATCCGGAGCTGGAGATAAAGTCAGTGGATGGATTTCAGGGCAGAGAAAAAGAGGCTGTGGTATTGTCGTTGGTTCGGTCCAACAGAAAGGGTAATTTATTTTGCTCCTAAGTCGTGAATGTTTCTGTCTTACCATGAACATTAGCAGCATTAACTTAtgcatttattcattgttttatctTAGGGGAAGTTGGATTTCTGGCGGAGGACAGAAGGATTAATGTGGCCGTGACACGTGCAAGACGTCACATCGCTGTTGTGTGTGACACCCAAACTGTTCAGAATCATGCTTTCCTGAAGTCCCTGATCGACCATATGACCGAGTCTGGCGAGGTCAGAACGGCATTTGAGTACCTCCAAGACATCGTGCCCCAAAACTACACCCgcgaccacaaagacacaaaggcTAATACATCTGGCAGCAGCTCCACGTCTACCAAGCAGAAGGTTAAAGATCAACCGCTAAACAGGgcgaagcagcagcagaagaagtcAGCTAGTAGCAGCAGTAATGACAATACTGCTGTTACAGAGAAGAACACAAAGCcctgcataaacacacaaacagaagaggagaaaaagaacagaTATGCCGAGATCAGAGCGCAGGTGGAAAACTTTCTAAAGGACTCAAATCAGAGTGAACTACAGTTCCCATCATCGTTTAACTCTCATGACCGCCTGCTGGTCCACCAGATCGCTGAGGAGCTGGGCCTCATGCATGAGAGTAAAGGTGAGGGGAAAGACCGGTGTATCACTGTCACAAGGCCCCTGGTGTCGACACCAGCTGAGGAGCCaccacaagaagaagaaggagaagaagcagcTCAGGAAAAAGAAACAGCCCCCAGTCCCCAAACAGAGCCTGTGTGTCAACCTCCATTAGACCTGAAAAGTTTACATCTGGAGCGAATGAAGAGGGAGCAGCAGAAGAGGGAAGAAATTGCTCAACAAAAGAAGCAGCAGAACAACATCCCACCAGTTCAGCCCCAGTTAGCAAAGAAGCCCAAGTCGGCTAAAGGTTTGTTGTCAATCATCTATTTTGAAGGGTCTGTCCCGACATGTTTGCAGCAACTCAACTCTTTAACATCTTTCTCCCAGGAAAGAGCCGAATGAAGACAGGCGCCTGTGGCATCGCCGCTGCCGCCACTCCAGATGATGACTTTGACACACTTATCAATGCTGTCGTGAAGGCTGACAGCGTGTGCAGTTTTGTCAAGTGTAAAGCGTCGGTGCTGACACTTGGACAGCTTTGCTTGTTCTGCAACAGGCAGTATTGTCTCAGTCATCATATACCAGAGGTAAGAAATGTCACCAGatagtgtttgttttggtgtgtgtctTTATTAGACTGTAGCTGTATTAATAATGCATGAATGGTGACAGGAAAGTATTCTACAAGTCTGTGCATTGAGATTTCACCACAAGTGACAGCTTAAATAGACAGTTaaccctaaaatcaaaatatttttcctcttacctgtagtgctattaatcagtctagattgttttactgtgagttgccgagtgttggggatatctgctgtagagatgtctgccctccctccaatgtaatggaactagatggcactctgcatGTGTGGCTCAAAACaattcatttgaaaaactcaacagcaatgtcactttccagaaatcatgacctggttactcaagataatccacagacctttttctaagcagtttcatgtgggaactattttctttctaccagaCTAAACCCAGTAACCAGATCATTGGGCAGAAGGAattgtgcatctactcatggatgaggggctcatgctcatgacagcacgagatgtaatcattaatggcgtcctccttggctgagctgtcaAGTTAGCTAGCTCTGTgctgctaggt is part of the Epinephelus lanceolatus isolate andai-2023 chromosome 5, ASM4190304v1, whole genome shotgun sequence genome and encodes:
- the ighmbp2 gene encoding DNA-binding protein SMUBP-2, which produces MTVEQFVSKTLELLQEEREAEIEETRIWQENISLKDLQNKGVCLLKLQIGSQSTGLYGRTVIILEPRKHLGFSSLPSNNFGPGDIVGLYDTGGCTAASQIGTGIVTRVSQTSISVAFDDSKDGLNFDTDALYNLLKLANDVTYKRMKNALNALNGYSNGPAANLINVLFGDTKPSTQSQPNEVKFFNSNLDDSQRDAVSFTLSQRELAVIHGPPGTGKTTTVVEIILQAVKQGQKVLCCAPSNVAVDNLVERLAQCKAKVLRLGHPARLLESIQKHSLDAILAQSDNANIIADIRKDMDKAFMGMKKMREKGDRVNYKREIGELRKELKTREATAIAQILKSADVVLSTNTGACHDGPLKFLPAEHFDWVVIDECAQALESSCWIALLRARKCILAGDYKQLPPTIKSQTAASKGLSLSLMERLIQMYGDSVVRMLTVQYRMNSAIMDWASKEMYQGKLTAHGSVERHLLKDLPGVACVEETSTPLLLIDTAGCGLSEMEVTDEQSKGNQGEVDIVELHIKALTEAGVKAKDIAVIAPYNLQVDLLRQKLSAGHPELEIKSVDGFQGREKEAVVLSLVRSNRKGEVGFLAEDRRINVAVTRARRHIAVVCDTQTVQNHAFLKSLIDHMTESGEVRTAFEYLQDIVPQNYTRDHKDTKANTSGSSSTSTKQKVKDQPLNRAKQQQKKSASSSSNDNTAVTEKNTKPCINTQTEEEKKNRYAEIRAQVENFLKDSNQSELQFPSSFNSHDRLLVHQIAEELGLMHESKGEGKDRCITVTRPLVSTPAEEPPQEEEGEEAAQEKETAPSPQTEPVCQPPLDLKSLHLERMKREQQKREEIAQQKKQQNNIPPVQPQLAKKPKSAKGKSRMKTGACGIAAAATPDDDFDTLINAVVKADSVCSFVKCKASVLTLGQLCLFCNRQYCLSHHIPEVHGCGDKAKSHARMRISKEGILYAGSGKKDKSVDPNKKAYLQRKLDSKLKDMASQRKPKKDKDSNS